A stretch of Acaryochloris thomasi RCC1774 DNA encodes these proteins:
- the istB gene encoding IS21-like element helper ATPase IstB — translation MSLDMMLKRLGLSTIQRILPELTPTAEREAWSYQHFLERLVSEEIAQRSERRVANHVTRAKFPFNATIETFDFTFKSDLKRQMLGRFLGPELISENRSLILEGPPGTGKTHICIAIAYKAIQNGFMARFTTAAALINELRVAHDLNAALKPYLQPHVLVIDEMGYLGYGPGAADVLFQVVDERYLKGKPILFTTNKPLKHWGRVLHDEELARAIIDRTLHHGEYLKLNGASYRLKDRKLEFDYPAKPEQATTSITWISHQHSQKYPLHSCLFGFQRFL, via the coding sequence ATGAGTTTAGACATGATGCTCAAGCGCCTGGGTCTCAGTACGATTCAACGGATTCTTCCAGAACTGACACCGACGGCAGAACGGGAGGCTTGGTCCTATCAACACTTCCTCGAACGCCTAGTCTCAGAGGAGATTGCCCAACGCAGCGAAAGGCGGGTTGCTAACCACGTTACCCGTGCCAAGTTTCCCTTCAATGCCACCATTGAAACCTTTGACTTCACCTTCAAAAGCGATCTCAAACGACAAATGCTTGGACGATTCTTAGGGCCAGAGCTGATCAGTGAAAACCGATCGCTAATTTTGGAGGGGCCACCGGGAACGGGGAAAACTCACATCTGTATTGCTATTGCCTACAAGGCGATTCAGAACGGGTTCATGGCCCGTTTCACGACGGCGGCTGCGCTCATTAATGAGTTGAGAGTCGCTCATGATCTCAATGCGGCACTCAAGCCTTACCTGCAGCCCCATGTCTTGGTCATTGATGAGATGGGCTATCTCGGATATGGACCAGGGGCCGCTGATGTCCTATTTCAGGTCGTTGATGAACGCTATCTCAAGGGAAAGCCGATTCTATTCACCACCAATAAACCACTCAAGCACTGGGGCAGGGTGCTTCATGATGAGGAATTAGCCCGTGCCATCATTGACCGAACGCTCCATCATGGCGAGTATCTCAAGCTCAATGGGGCCTCCTATCGATTGAAGGATAGGAAGCTGGAGTTTGATTACCCTGCCAAACCGGAGCAAGCAACAACCTCTATAACCTGGATTTCTCACCAGCACTCTCAAAAATACCCTTTACACTCCTGTCTGTTTGGGTTTCAGCGTTTTTTATAA
- the istA gene encoding IS21 family transposase yields the protein MYSQLERYVVQELRDQNMPQGEVRELTGISERSISRIETEEPIKEIDKESFRKSHNMGRPSRVTEYEDQIRQCLEEPRHKEDGPIKSQEILACLRQQGYTGGKTAVYELVRRLRPKTKGRPIVRFEGLPGEFSQHDFGQRWVTFSDGTRKLIRFFASRLKYSRYVDIEIVENEQQETVVRSLLSAFEHFGGVPMIGVFDNMSTAVKSREIREDGSVKVYWTERFGQLTVDCGLVPLACWPYRPQEKGSVENLVGFVKGNFFCGRTFKDVDDIKGQLQEWMAHVNDERPCDATGEIPAERLKREPLQPLHHQAQSYAFKVSVVVRPTARVHYRGIEYSVPAETLGQTVTLHLQQRQVAIYLDDRLLAEHPRFPENGKSSVLPEHAEELFQIKRGKPYAQRQLLLDLAPIVESYLTELVHRRPLAWEEDVDATYQLYQRIGRSDLLAAIELAIELHCFGSEYLLEIVEHAGATPLALSQALGAQS from the coding sequence ATGTACAGCCAATTGGAGCGATATGTCGTGCAAGAACTTAGAGATCAGAATATGCCTCAAGGCGAGGTGCGCGAGCTAACCGGAATTAGTGAGCGCAGTATCAGCCGAATTGAAACGGAAGAACCAATCAAGGAGATTGATAAGGAGAGTTTCCGGAAATCCCATAATATGGGTCGTCCCAGCCGAGTCACCGAGTATGAAGACCAGATTCGTCAATGCCTAGAAGAGCCTCGCCATAAGGAAGACGGTCCTATTAAAAGCCAAGAGATTCTAGCTTGCTTGCGCCAGCAGGGCTATACCGGCGGTAAGACCGCTGTCTATGAATTAGTCAGACGCCTCCGCCCTAAAACCAAGGGCAGACCTATTGTTCGCTTTGAGGGTCTACCCGGCGAGTTTTCCCAACATGATTTCGGCCAACGGTGGGTGACGTTTTCTGACGGCACTCGTAAACTGATCCGCTTTTTTGCCAGTCGCCTGAAATACTCTCGCTATGTCGATATCGAGATTGTCGAGAACGAACAACAGGAAACAGTGGTGCGGTCCCTGCTGAGTGCCTTTGAGCACTTTGGCGGAGTGCCGATGATTGGCGTATTCGACAATATGTCCACTGCCGTTAAGTCGCGTGAGATCCGAGAAGACGGCAGCGTCAAAGTCTATTGGACCGAGCGCTTTGGTCAATTGACCGTTGACTGTGGATTGGTTCCCTTAGCCTGCTGGCCCTATCGTCCTCAAGAAAAAGGGTCAGTGGAAAATTTAGTCGGGTTCGTCAAAGGGAACTTCTTCTGTGGCCGGACCTTTAAAGATGTTGACGATATCAAGGGTCAACTTCAAGAGTGGATGGCTCACGTCAATGACGAGCGTCCCTGCGATGCCACCGGCGAGATCCCCGCAGAGCGGTTGAAGCGAGAGCCGCTCCAACCATTGCACCATCAAGCCCAGAGCTATGCCTTTAAGGTCTCAGTCGTTGTCCGCCCGACGGCTCGGGTTCACTACCGAGGAATAGAATATTCGGTTCCTGCTGAAACGCTTGGTCAAACAGTGACGCTGCATCTGCAGCAAAGGCAAGTGGCGATCTATCTTGATGACCGTTTGTTGGCAGAGCATCCGAGGTTTCCGGAAAATGGCAAGTCGAGTGTCCTGCCAGAACATGCTGAAGAACTGTTCCAAATCAAACGGGGCAAGCCCTATGCCCAACGTCAATTACTGCTCGACTTAGCTCCCATTGTTGAGTCCTATCTCACTGAATTAGTCCATCGTCGGCCACTGGCGTGGGAGGAAGATGTCGATGCCACCTATCAGCTCTATCAACGCATTGGTCGCAGCGATCTGCTCGCGGCTATTGAATTAGCCATTGAGTTGCACTGCTTCGGCAGTGAATACTTGCTGGAGATCGTTGAACATGCTGGAGCCACACCTTTGGCTCTGAGCCAAGCGTTGGGGGCACAATCATGA
- a CDS encoding AAA family ATPase has translation MIPSRVAVAARKGGVGKTSISSGLSSILSTLGKKTLLIDLDPQSNAAFSFCLTEKLT, from the coding sequence ATGATTCCATCTCGTGTCGCCGTAGCCGCCAGGAAAGGGGGGGTTGGCAAAACATCTATTTCCAGTGGCCTTTCATCTATTTTGAGCACACTGGGCAAGAAGACTCTCCTGATTGATTTAGATCCCCAATCCAACGCTGCTTTCAGTTTCTGTCTTACAGAAAAACTTACATAA
- a CDS encoding virulence factor — MKLRSIETTPSPNCMKLNLDEQIGSKPLTLKKDGELTDAPEVFQSLLAIEGIQSVFLIGDFITLTRKGNVDWQPILSEAGSLLGLAEEADSSLSNHLIQQQSSSSVNKGSPAQHQTQNFGQVEVAIQVFRGIPVQVRVIAGDGSRARVALPERFSQALQRTIESTHADYVAERLWSPYQPQFGNPEEIAQQVAEELDILIDDLELAAIEKTAIEQERGREVPIAQKSQQVLMEELRQPDWKRRLKAIQQIEVNSETFSAVTIALKDERNTIRRWAAALMGASERPEAVHPLCQVVLSDRSPIVRRTAGDALSDLGETQANEAMIKALEDSSALVRWRAGRFLNELGDSSAVSPLLQAAELESEFDVRVELLAAIERIQAGKELQLPMWMRISQGKES, encoded by the coding sequence ATGAAACTTCGCTCGATTGAGACAACACCCAGTCCAAACTGCATGAAGCTAAATCTAGATGAGCAGATTGGCTCTAAGCCCTTGACGCTTAAAAAAGATGGTGAATTAACGGATGCACCAGAAGTCTTTCAGAGTTTGCTGGCGATAGAGGGAATACAGTCTGTTTTCTTGATAGGTGACTTCATCACCCTCACGCGCAAAGGGAACGTAGATTGGCAACCCATCTTGTCAGAAGCAGGCAGCTTGCTCGGACTTGCAGAGGAAGCTGATTCGAGTTTAAGCAATCATCTTATTCAACAACAATCCAGCTCATCTGTGAATAAGGGTTCCCCAGCGCAGCATCAGACTCAGAATTTTGGTCAGGTCGAGGTAGCTATTCAGGTCTTTCGGGGCATTCCCGTTCAAGTTCGTGTGATTGCAGGGGATGGTAGTCGGGCTCGTGTCGCATTGCCAGAACGGTTTAGTCAGGCTCTCCAGCGGACGATTGAATCAACCCATGCTGATTATGTCGCAGAGCGTCTCTGGTCCCCGTATCAACCCCAATTCGGGAATCCAGAGGAGATTGCCCAACAAGTTGCAGAAGAACTCGATATTCTGATTGACGATCTGGAATTGGCTGCAATTGAGAAAACAGCGATTGAGCAAGAGCGTGGGAGAGAAGTGCCCATTGCTCAAAAGTCCCAACAGGTTTTAATGGAAGAACTTCGACAGCCAGATTGGAAGAGACGACTCAAGGCGATTCAGCAGATTGAAGTCAATTCTGAAACCTTCTCAGCCGTGACTATTGCACTGAAGGATGAGCGCAATACAATTCGTCGCTGGGCTGCGGCTCTCATGGGTGCGAGCGAGCGCCCTGAAGCCGTCCATCCGCTGTGTCAGGTTGTACTTTCAGATCGTTCACCTATTGTGCGACGAACAGCAGGAGATGCTCTCAGTGATTTGGGAGAGACTCAGGCCAATGAGGCAATGATTAAAGCGTTGGAAGATTCTTCTGCTCTAGTCAGATGGCGAGCGGGTCGTTTCCTGAATGAATTAGGAGATTCCAGTGCTGTGTCTCCCTTGCTGCAGGCGGCTGAATTGGAGAGCGAATTTGATGTGCGAGTAGAACTGCTGGCTGCGATTGAACGTATTCAGGCAGGGAAAGAGCTGCAATTGCCGATGTGGATGCGTATTAGTCAGGGTAAAGAAAGTTAA
- a CDS encoding Rieske (2Fe-2S) protein gives MATQTEQFVKVGQLQEIKAAKCPVVYAEGHAIAIVSHNGTLHAIDNRCPHMGFPLDKGTVKEGILTCHWHHARFDVVSGGTFDLWADDVPTFPVEVRGDEVWVDLAPSNHSEAHHEKRLKDGLQQQISLVIAKSVIALLGQGSDATAPFRLGLEFGTHYRRAGWGAGLTILTCMHNLRPYLKSEDHPQALYHGLSAVARDCANEPPHFNVEPLPSTPADIETLKGWFCQFVEVRDSQGAERCLMTAIQASASPIQIADILFTAATDHRFIDGGHTLDFTNKALEALDIAGWQHAAPVLGSLVRGYTEGERKEESNAWRSPIDLVDILNQTFQALPDAISQGTTQLSAELDQDRLVAVVLGDDPALICTTLLDQIRAGCSVTDLAAMVAYAAALRIAHFHTQNDFRDWDTAHHSFTFANAVYKGLQRVSSPELTRGIFDAAMTIYLNRFLNIPAAPLPKPENELQNPEQLLDQLPELLDRQQQVNEVGNLVARYLYGGGDGDRLLAVLGRLMLREDRSFHTIQELDAAFNLYTHWQHKPDRVYILVAAARYLAAHAPTTRAQHQTYQIAARLHRGEHLFESST, from the coding sequence ATGGCAACACAGACAGAACAATTCGTTAAAGTCGGACAGCTCCAAGAAATCAAAGCGGCCAAGTGCCCTGTAGTTTACGCTGAAGGCCATGCCATCGCCATTGTGAGCCATAACGGTACACTTCATGCCATCGATAACCGCTGTCCTCATATGGGGTTCCCCTTAGACAAAGGCACTGTCAAAGAAGGGATCTTAACTTGTCATTGGCACCATGCTCGTTTTGATGTGGTGAGTGGCGGCACCTTTGATTTATGGGCTGATGATGTTCCTACTTTCCCTGTTGAGGTCCGGGGAGATGAAGTTTGGGTTGACCTAGCACCCTCAAATCACTCTGAGGCTCATCACGAAAAACGTCTAAAGGATGGACTGCAGCAGCAGATCTCTCTGGTGATTGCAAAATCTGTCATTGCGTTGCTAGGTCAAGGCAGTGATGCGACGGCTCCATTCCGACTGGGCCTTGAATTTGGGACGCACTACCGCCGTGCCGGGTGGGGAGCAGGTCTAACCATCCTCACTTGTATGCACAACCTACGGCCCTATCTAAAGAGTGAAGATCATCCCCAGGCTTTATATCACGGTCTATCTGCAGTGGCTCGGGACTGTGCAAACGAACCGCCTCATTTCAACGTGGAACCTCTTCCCTCAACACCAGCAGATATTGAAACGCTAAAGGGCTGGTTTTGCCAGTTTGTTGAGGTTCGTGATTCCCAAGGTGCGGAACGCTGTCTAATGACGGCCATCCAAGCCAGTGCAAGTCCCATCCAAATTGCTGATATTCTGTTTACCGCTGCAACAGATCATCGCTTCATTGATGGTGGACATACCCTCGATTTCACCAACAAAGCACTGGAGGCTCTAGATATTGCTGGCTGGCAACATGCAGCACCTGTTCTTGGAAGCTTAGTTCGAGGTTATACCGAGGGAGAACGGAAGGAAGAATCGAACGCATGGCGTTCACCCATCGATCTGGTAGATATCCTCAATCAAACTTTTCAGGCGCTTCCAGATGCGATCTCACAAGGAACAACTCAATTATCGGCTGAACTAGACCAGGATCGTCTTGTGGCAGTGGTATTAGGCGATGATCCAGCTTTAATTTGCACCACGTTGCTCGACCAGATTCGGGCGGGATGCTCTGTAACCGATTTAGCGGCAATGGTGGCTTACGCTGCAGCTTTGAGAATTGCTCATTTTCATACGCAAAACGACTTTCGAGATTGGGACACCGCTCATCATAGTTTTACGTTCGCCAACGCTGTGTATAAAGGACTGCAGCGGGTTAGCTCGCCTGAGCTGACTCGGGGGATTTTCGATGCAGCTATGACAATCTATCTCAATCGATTTCTCAATATTCCTGCAGCTCCTTTGCCTAAGCCAGAGAATGAATTGCAGAATCCAGAGCAGCTATTAGATCAACTCCCAGAGTTATTAGACCGTCAGCAGCAGGTGAATGAGGTCGGTAATCTGGTTGCTCGTTATCTTTACGGAGGGGGAGATGGCGATCGCCTTTTGGCGGTTCTGGGTCGGTTAATGTTGCGGGAAGATCGAAGCTTTCACACGATTCAAGAATTAGATGCAGCTTTCAACCTATACACACATTGGCAACACAAACCAGACAGGGTATATATTTTGGTAGCAGCAGCTCGATATCTAGCAGCTCATGCGCCCACAACTCGCGCACAGCACCAAACCTATCAAATTGCAGCCCGACTACACCGAGGAGAGCATTTATTCGAGTCTTCGACGTAG
- a CDS encoding Rpn family recombination-promoting nuclease/putative transposase → MYDNTCKFLAETFSSDFASWLLGQPVVLTQLSPSELAVEPIRADALILLESEGIILHLEFQTEADPTMAFRMLDYRTRAFRRFPNKQMKQVVIYLSPTTSELVYQTAFEILGTRHEFEVVRLWEQPTQSFLNSPGLLPLAVLTQTQDKAQTLRQVAAKAEAIEDERVQSNVTASAAILAGLSLDRDFIYRVLRQDVMQQSVIYQDIKGEGREEGRTAGERSLVLRLLNRRIGEVSPELRSQIEGLDLEQTEELGEALLDFTEQGDLVGWLKANQ, encoded by the coding sequence ATGTATGACAACACCTGTAAGTTCCTTGCAGAGACCTTCTCAAGTGACTTTGCTAGCTGGCTGTTGGGTCAGCCTGTTGTTTTAACCCAACTAAGCCCTTCGGAACTTGCCGTTGAGCCAATTCGTGCTGATGCTCTGATTCTTCTGGAATCTGAAGGTATTATTTTACATCTGGAATTCCAGACCGAAGCGGATCCCACAATGGCCTTTAGGATGTTGGATTATCGGACGCGGGCCTTCCGTCGTTTTCCGAACAAACAGATGAAGCAGGTCGTTATCTACTTAAGTCCAACAACCTCTGAACTGGTCTATCAGACTGCTTTTGAAATTCTGGGTACTCGTCATGAGTTTGAGGTTGTCAGGTTGTGGGAACAGCCTACCCAGTCTTTCCTAAACTCACCGGGCTTGTTACCTTTGGCGGTACTGACGCAGACTCAAGATAAAGCTCAGACGTTGCGACAAGTGGCTGCAAAGGCTGAGGCTATTGAAGATGAACGGGTGCAAAGCAACGTAACGGCTTCTGCGGCTATTCTGGCAGGGCTATCATTAGACAGGGACTTTATTTACAGAGTGCTGAGGCAAGATGTTATGCAACAGTCAGTGATCTACCAAGATATCAAGGGTGAAGGCCGAGAAGAGGGACGCACAGCAGGCGAACGCTCCCTCGTCCTCCGTCTGCTCAATCGTCGCATCGGAGAAGTATCCCCTGAGTTGCGATCTCAAATAGAAGGGTTGGATCTGGAGCAAACTGAGGAGTTGGGTGAGGCGCTGTTAGACTTTACGGAACAGGGGGATCTGGTGGGTTGGCTGAAGGCAAATCAGTGA
- the recA gene encoding recombinase RecA yields the protein MATTADKDKEKALGTVVNHIERTFGKGAIMRLGDAARMEVETISSGALTLDIALGGGLPKGRVIEIYGPESSGKTTLALHAISEVQKQGGVAAFVDAEHALDPVYAGALGVDIENLLVSQPDSGEMALEIVDQLVRSSAIDLIVIDSVAALTPKAEIEGEMGDSHMGLQARLMSQACRKITSNISKSGTTVIFLNQLRQKIGIVYGSPEVTTGGNALKFYASVRLDIRRIQTLKKGNEGYGIRAKVKVAKNKVAPPFRIAEFDILFGKGISTIGCLVDMAEAQDIIVRKGAWYSYSGENIGQGRENTIKYLEENPDVAQTVEEQVLEKLKPVVDVQPEPVTTAKDEGDAVTAS from the coding sequence ATGGCTACTACTGCTGATAAAGACAAAGAGAAAGCGTTAGGAACGGTTGTAAATCATATTGAGCGCACCTTTGGCAAAGGTGCCATCATGCGCCTGGGTGACGCTGCTCGGATGGAAGTGGAAACGATTTCTAGTGGTGCATTAACACTAGACATAGCCTTAGGAGGAGGTCTGCCCAAAGGTCGCGTGATTGAAATCTACGGCCCTGAAAGCTCTGGTAAAACAACCTTGGCCCTTCATGCGATCTCAGAAGTTCAAAAACAGGGGGGCGTCGCAGCCTTCGTGGACGCTGAACATGCCTTAGATCCGGTTTATGCCGGAGCGCTGGGTGTAGATATCGAAAATCTACTTGTCTCTCAACCCGATTCTGGCGAAATGGCATTAGAGATCGTCGATCAGCTCGTGCGTTCCTCCGCCATTGATTTAATCGTCATTGACTCTGTAGCGGCGCTGACCCCCAAGGCCGAGATTGAGGGTGAGATGGGCGACTCCCATATGGGATTGCAGGCCAGATTGATGAGTCAAGCCTGCCGTAAGATTACCAGCAACATCAGCAAATCTGGCACCACCGTCATTTTCCTCAATCAGCTCCGTCAGAAGATCGGAATTGTTTACGGTAGCCCAGAGGTCACGACAGGAGGCAACGCCCTCAAGTTTTATGCCTCAGTACGCCTCGATATTCGTAGGATTCAGACTCTTAAGAAAGGGAACGAAGGCTATGGGATTCGAGCGAAGGTGAAAGTGGCTAAGAATAAAGTCGCTCCCCCCTTTCGGATTGCAGAGTTCGATATCTTGTTTGGTAAAGGCATATCTACCATTGGCTGTTTGGTAGATATGGCTGAAGCGCAAGACATCATCGTTCGCAAAGGGGCATGGTATAGCTACAGCGGCGAAAATATTGGTCAAGGCCGGGAGAATACCATCAAATATTTAGAAGAGAATCCAGATGTTGCTCAGACCGTAGAGGAGCAAGTCCTAGAGAAGCTGAAGCCGGTGGTTGACGTCCAGCCGGAGCCGGTCACCACTGCCAAGGATGAAGGAGATGCCGTTACTGCTTCCTAG
- a CDS encoding DUF2949 domain-containing protein yields MSSSVQTQLIEYLRQELTIPSESINLALRQQPEPSSHLHIILWQYGLISLEQLASVFDWLETITPVLTP; encoded by the coding sequence ATGTCTTCTTCTGTTCAAACCCAGCTAATCGAATATCTGAGACAGGAATTGACAATACCCAGTGAGTCTATCAACCTCGCCCTACGTCAGCAACCTGAACCGTCGAGCCATCTGCACATCATCCTGTGGCAATACGGTCTGATTTCCTTAGAGCAGCTCGCCTCTGTCTTTGACTGGTTAGAGACCATCACTCCAGTTTTGACGCCCTAG
- a CDS encoding RNB domain-containing ribonuclease codes for MIEQRFSKEAITQAKTISTQHQPDLTRPQVQGITIDGPTSLDLDDAIWCEETDTGATIQVHISDVSDRIPLNSPLDQSAIATTQTRYYRQGNTPMLPRVLSENALSLQEGQPRATLTFELELANDGTVSNCKIFESYLISAKRFSYAQADYAIASPKLRWHSTLKLCQEWTAKLNQQRMATGAIGASAFGKNIYINEEGNLSDNPNAKYHSHRVIEEFMIAANTAAAQWLADRDQPALYRNHTAKAIAPGQDEMLQALLVLGSATAIRRRLQSWMNRAEYSPALIGHFALNLPAYGHFTSPIRRVADLINHRIIKALLRGEESPYTKQDLEELGRHINETVLEDERKTTTYYKDKAKQGLQEKLESEESFTELPEKEFSRLIKHAEGELPVALAEEVRSRLEQDRLVVLDYYLLLIQGCDLELQELVLKHLEGKVQDAASVLSMAVTQEESWEGLEYTELAQEGRFLAWAEVYVDGELRTSVEAGCDLRKQVARHRACWLWLSAFESGELVGVDARVVLELPVVVAVEPVVDLKEGKLRSLLEKPLLDGQNHVGRLIEICQAMGWELPTFEFEDRDDGFYCRCICGGVVGDAISGKKKLSKQRAAMGVLQKLPYADSKATGSS; via the coding sequence GTGATTGAACAACGGTTCTCAAAAGAAGCAATCACCCAAGCCAAGACGATCTCAACCCAACACCAACCCGATCTCACCCGCCCCCAAGTCCAAGGCATCACTATCGACGGCCCCACCTCCCTCGATCTCGATGACGCCATCTGGTGCGAAGAAACCGACACGGGCGCAACAATCCAAGTCCACATCAGCGACGTATCCGATCGCATCCCCCTCAACTCCCCATTAGACCAAAGCGCGATCGCAACCACCCAAACCCGCTACTACCGGCAGGGCAACACCCCCATGCTGCCGCGAGTCCTCAGCGAAAATGCACTAAGTCTTCAAGAGGGCCAACCCAGAGCCACCCTAACGTTCGAGCTAGAGCTAGCCAATGACGGCACAGTCAGCAACTGCAAAATCTTCGAGTCCTACCTAATCAGCGCCAAACGCTTCAGCTACGCCCAGGCCGACTACGCCATAGCAAGTCCTAAACTCAGATGGCACAGCACGCTGAAGCTATGCCAGGAGTGGACCGCCAAGCTAAACCAGCAGCGGATGGCAACAGGGGCTATTGGAGCATCAGCTTTCGGCAAAAACATATACATCAATGAAGAAGGAAATCTATCCGATAATCCCAATGCGAAATACCACAGCCATCGCGTCATAGAAGAGTTTATGATTGCGGCCAACACCGCTGCGGCCCAATGGCTAGCCGACCGTGATCAACCGGCCCTCTATCGTAACCACACCGCAAAAGCGATCGCACCGGGCCAGGACGAGATGCTGCAGGCGTTGCTGGTGCTGGGGTCGGCCACCGCGATACGACGGCGGTTGCAGAGCTGGATGAATCGAGCAGAGTATAGCCCCGCACTCATTGGTCATTTTGCGCTGAATCTTCCGGCCTATGGTCACTTCACCTCGCCAATACGCCGGGTGGCTGACCTGATCAATCATCGGATCATCAAGGCGTTGCTGCGCGGGGAAGAGTCGCCCTACACAAAGCAAGATCTTGAGGAACTGGGGCGTCATATCAATGAGACGGTTCTAGAAGATGAGCGGAAAACCACCACTTACTACAAAGACAAGGCCAAGCAAGGGCTGCAGGAAAAGCTGGAGTCGGAAGAAAGCTTTACTGAGCTGCCGGAGAAAGAATTTAGCCGGTTAATCAAACATGCTGAGGGAGAGCTGCCGGTAGCCCTGGCGGAGGAAGTGCGATCGCGGTTGGAGCAGGATCGGCTTGTTGTTTTGGATTACTACCTGCTGCTTATACAAGGTTGCGATTTGGAGCTGCAGGAATTGGTGTTGAAGCATCTGGAAGGGAAGGTGCAGGATGCGGCCAGCGTGTTGTCTATGGCAGTTACTCAGGAAGAATCCTGGGAAGGGCTGGAGTATACAGAGTTAGCTCAGGAGGGACGCTTTCTGGCCTGGGCCGAAGTATACGTCGATGGGGAGCTGCGGACTTCCGTGGAGGCGGGTTGCGATCTGCGTAAGCAGGTGGCGCGGCATCGGGCTTGTTGGCTTTGGCTTTCTGCGTTCGAGAGTGGGGAGCTGGTGGGGGTGGATGCGCGGGTTGTGCTAGAGCTGCCGGTGGTTGTCGCTGTTGAGCCGGTGGTGGATTTGAAGGAGGGGAAGTTGCGATCGCTGTTAGAGAAGCCGCTTCTTGATGGGCAGAATCATGTGGGGCGGTTGATCGAGATCTGTCAGGCGATGGGGTGGGAGTTACCCACCTTTGAGTTTGAAGATAGAGACGATGGTTTCTACTGCCGGTGCATCTGTGGCGGGGTTGTGGGGGATGCGATCTCGGGGAAGAAGAAATTGAGTAAGCAGAGGGCGGCGATGGGAGTGTTGCAGAAACTCCCTTACGCAGATTCAAAAGCCACCGGCTCATCGTGA